In a single window of the Nicotiana tomentosiformis chromosome 10, ASM39032v3, whole genome shotgun sequence genome:
- the LOC104117444 gene encoding fasciclin-like arabinogalactan protein 21: MAITQNLLLILISLFISAASATFPDSIPPLTPSPMISPHDHTSLLATVLSSLGFQQLSTAATAANLTTTTTPITVFAPADSSLITCPTCSLPLLLQEHSVPGLYPLHFLRTLAFGTKLETLAPNRCLTVTFSTTTRDAKIFINGVEVTQPDLFNNGLILVHGLRGFVSHLSPLSCNVERMSSLSFDSFPIPNSVSTVSSASPFSIMRFMLKDAIIRLRNSGYSIVALALRVKYAELSELKAMTVFALDDVSIFASGGHAYLSNFRFHVVPNRRIMAGEMVSLPAGTVLLTLDGEEKLVVTTAGGGGVLAPMKVNYVRIVSFDLLHNSRIVVHGVSVPFPHMHHHTADQKAFAQMEQSRTHCDVTGNGGVCDVIHDDFAPAGMRSVMGNNMEEHEGL; the protein is encoded by the coding sequence ATGGCGATCACTCAAAATCTCCTTCTGATTCTCATTTCTCTGTTCATCTCCGCCGCATCCGCCACTTTCCCCGACTCAATTCCACCGCTAACTCCATCTCCGATGATATCTCCTCACGACCACACTTCTCTCTTAGCAACCGTTCTCTCTTCTCTCGGATTCCAGCAGCTCTCCACTGCAGCAACCGCCGCAAATCTCACCACCACCACCACTCCAATCACCGTCTTCGCTCCCGCCGACTCTTCTCTCATCACTTGCCCTACTTGTTCCCTCCCTCTTCTCCTTCAGGAACACTCTGTTCCTGGCCTTTACCCTCTTCACTTCCTCCGTACTTTAGCCTTCGGTACTAAACTCGAAACCCTAGCTCCGAATCGTTGCCTCACTGTCACTTTCTCCACTACTACTCGTGACGCGAAGATTTTCATCAACGGCGTTGAAGTCACTCAGCCGGATCTGTTCAATAATGGCTTGATCCTTGTGCATGGCTTACGTGGCTTTGTATCGCACCTCTCTCCGCTTTCCTGTAATGTGGAGAGAATGAGTTCTCTGTCATTTGATTCGTTTCCTATTCCTAATTCGGTGTCTACAGTGTCCTCTGCGTCGCCTTTCTCTATCATGCGCTTCATGCTAAAGGACGCCATTATCAGGTTGCGTAACAGCGGTTACAGTATTGTAGCACTGGCGCTGAGAGTGAAGTACGCTGAGCTTTCCGAGCTCAAGGCGATGACGGTGTTTGCTTTAGACGATGTGTCGATTTTTGCTAGTGGAGGACATGCGTATCTCTCGAATTTTAGGTTTCACGTTGTGCCAAATCGGAGGATTATGGCTGGGGAAATGGTGAGTTTGCCGGCGGGGACAGTGTTGCTGACGTTGGACGGTGAGGAAAAATTGGTCGTAACTACTGCTGGCGGAGGAGGCGTGTTAGCTCCGATGAAAGTTAATTACGTGAGGATTGTGAGTTTTGATCTGCTGCATAACAGTAGGATTGTGGTTCATGGAGTGTCGGTTCCATTTCCTCACATGCATCATCACACAGCTGATCAGAAAGCCTTTGCTCAGATGGAACAGTCACGCACACACTGTGATGTTACTGGAAACGGTGGGGTGTGTGACGTCATTCACGATGATTTTGCGCCAGCTGGCATGCGATCAGTGATGGGGAATAATATGGAAGAACATGAGGGTCTCTGA